A stretch of the Armatimonadota bacterium genome encodes the following:
- the rpsG gene encoding 30S ribosomal protein S7, which translates to MPRKGPIPPRKITPDPIYGSEMLQRFINRLMLDGKKIMAEKIVYTSLKSAAEQLEKEPLEVFDQAVQNILPTVEVRPRRVGGQTYQVPMDVRPLRRRTLALRWLVQNTRKRSGRTMIEKLTEELKDAYNGTGGAVKKKEDTHRMAEANKAFSHYRF; encoded by the coding sequence ATGCCGAGAAAAGGTCCGATCCCGCCGAGGAAAATAACCCCCGATCCGATTTACGGCTCGGAGATGCTCCAGCGGTTCATCAATCGCCTGATGCTCGACGGCAAGAAGATCATGGCGGAGAAAATCGTTTACACATCGCTCAAGAGTGCAGCTGAGCAGCTTGAGAAAGAGCCGCTTGAAGTGTTCGATCAAGCCGTGCAGAACATCCTGCCGACAGTCGAGGTTCGTCCGCGGCGCGTTGGCGGCCAGACTTACCAGGTTCCGATGGACGTCCGACCGCTGCGCAGGCGGACGCTTGCGCTGCGCTGGCTGGTTCAGAACACGAGGAAAAGGTCGGGCAGAACGATGATAGAGAAGCTCACGGAGGAGCTCAAGGACGCGTACAACGGGACAGGCGGCGCGGTGAAGAAGAAGGAAGACACCCATCGCATGGCCGAAGCGAACAAGGCGTTCAGCCACTATCGGTTTTAG
- a CDS encoding 30S ribosomal protein S12, producing MPTVNQLVRKGRKIQTVKSKSPALKRNPFRRGVCTIVRTATPKKPNSAMRKVARVRLTNGIEITAYIPGVGHNLQEHSVVLVRGGRVKDLPGVRYHVVRGTQQTSGVAVRSNSRSKYGVKKPKKGASR from the coding sequence ATGCCAACTGTAAATCAGCTTGTTAGAAAAGGCCGAAAGATTCAGACGGTGAAATCAAAGTCACCGGCTCTGAAGCGCAATCCGTTTCGTCGCGGCGTCTGCACGATCGTTAGAACGGCGACGCCGAAGAAGCCGAACTCGGCCATGAGAAAGGTTGCTCGCGTTCGCCTTACGAACGGGATCGAAATCACCGCGTACATTCCAGGAGTTGGCCACAATTTGCAAGAGCACTCAGTCGTGCTGGTGCGAGGAGGCCGCGTCAAAGACTTGCCCGGCGTGCGCTACCACGTCGTCCGGGGCACGCAGCAAACGTCTGGGGTTGCCGTGCGATCGAACAGCCGCAGCAAGTACGGCGTGAAGAAACCGAAGAAGGGGGCTTCGCGATAG